In one window of Spartinivicinus marinus DNA:
- a CDS encoding SpoVR family protein: MKKKQPISTGSEWTFELIEKYDQEIGRVAEHYQLDTYPNQIEVISSEQMMDAYASTGMPLMYSHWSFGKQFLNTQQNYRRGYMGLAYEIVINSCPCIAYLMEENTMTMQALVIAHASYGHNSFFKGNYLFRTWTDATSIVDYLLFAKNYISKCEERYGIDAVEDLVDSCHALMNYGVNRYKRPTPLSTEEEKARQQEREEYRQRQLNELWNTIPKQEPKGKGKKEKRFPDDPEENILYFFEKNAPLLETWQREVIRIIRKIAQYFYPQRQTQVMNEGWACFWHYTILHHLHAEGLVTDGFIMEMLHSHSNVVFQPSFDDPRYSGINPYTLGFHMMTDIRRICEKPTEEDKHWFPDIAGSNWLETMHFAMKNFKDESFILQFLSPKVIRDLKLFSIRDDENLPYLEVEAIHNDEGYRIVREALAAQYNLGNREPNIQVYNVDVRGDRSLSLRHYQHQQRPLGKTTPEMLKHIHNLWGFDVHLESIRDKKVHSSYHCPPKEVEEEKSLIELT; encoded by the coding sequence ATGAAAAAGAAGCAACCTATTTCAACAGGCTCTGAATGGACTTTCGAATTAATTGAAAAATATGACCAGGAAATCGGCCGGGTTGCCGAGCACTACCAATTGGATACATACCCTAACCAAATAGAAGTGATTAGTTCTGAACAAATGATGGATGCCTATGCTTCAACAGGTATGCCATTAATGTATAGCCATTGGTCTTTCGGCAAACAGTTTTTAAATACACAGCAGAACTACCGTCGTGGTTATATGGGGCTAGCTTACGAAATTGTTATTAATTCCTGCCCCTGCATTGCCTATTTAATGGAAGAAAACACCATGACCATGCAAGCACTGGTTATTGCCCATGCTAGTTATGGTCATAATTCCTTTTTTAAAGGCAACTATTTATTCCGTACTTGGACTGATGCCACTTCAATAGTCGATTATTTATTATTTGCTAAAAATTATATTAGTAAATGCGAAGAACGCTATGGTATTGATGCTGTTGAAGACTTAGTCGACTCTTGCCATGCTTTAATGAATTATGGTGTTAACCGCTATAAAAGGCCAACACCACTTTCAACAGAAGAAGAAAAAGCCCGACAACAAGAGCGAGAAGAATATCGCCAGCGCCAGTTAAATGAACTTTGGAATACTATTCCCAAGCAGGAACCAAAAGGAAAAGGTAAAAAAGAAAAGCGTTTTCCTGACGATCCTGAAGAAAATATCCTTTATTTCTTTGAAAAAAATGCGCCATTATTAGAAACATGGCAACGGGAAGTTATTCGAATTATTCGCAAAATTGCTCAGTACTTTTATCCACAACGACAAACTCAGGTAATGAATGAAGGTTGGGCCTGCTTTTGGCACTATACCATTTTGCATCATTTGCATGCAGAAGGTCTGGTAACTGATGGGTTCATTATGGAAATGCTGCACTCTCACTCCAATGTGGTGTTTCAACCTAGTTTTGATGACCCTCGCTATTCTGGCATTAACCCCTATACGCTCGGTTTTCATATGATGACGGATATTCGTCGTATTTGTGAAAAACCAACGGAAGAAGATAAACACTGGTTTCCTGATATCGCCGGTTCAAATTGGCTTGAAACCATGCATTTTGCAATGAAAAATTTCAAAGACGAAAGCTTTATACTGCAGTTTTTGTCCCCGAAAGTCATTCGAGACTTAAAACTGTTTTCCATTAGAGATGATGAAAACTTACCTTACCTGGAAGTTGAAGCTATTCACAATGATGAAGGATACCGGATAGTACGGGAAGCCTTAGCTGCTCAATATAACCTGGGCAATCGAGAGCCTAATATTCAAGTATACAATGTTGATGTAAGAGGAGACCGCTCTCTTTCACTGCGCCATTATCAGCATCAACAGCGTCCTTTAGGAAAAACCACTCCAGAAATGTTGAAGCACATCCATAACCTATGGGGGTTTGACGTACATCTAGAGTCAATCAGAGATAAAAAGGTACATAGCAGTTACCACTGCCCGCCTAAAGAGGTGGAAGAAGAAAAGTCCCTAATCGAGCTGACATAG
- a CDS encoding tryptophan--tRNA ligase: MSKTRVLTGITTTGTPHLGNYVGAIRPAIEASKQDDVQSYYFLADYHAIVKARDPERIHQSTKEIAATWLAFGLDTDKACFYRQSDIPEIMELNWIISCLTAKGLMNRAHAYKAAVQLNDDEGSSDPDKGITMGLFGYPVLMAADILVLNAQKVPVGKDQIQHLEMTRDIAGRMNHHYKVGFNLPDAVVDVDSAVLSGLDGRKMSKSYDNTIPLFVPEKKLRKLIMKIKTNSLEPGEPKNPHSCTLFEIYSAFATEEEIQAKRAQYEAGAAWGELKQELFEYLNNHLKEPRAKYEELLNNPDYIEDILNKGAAKARAETTPLLEKIRHSIGIRPINV, translated from the coding sequence ATGAGTAAAACCAGAGTATTAACAGGGATTACCACCACAGGGACTCCTCACCTAGGAAACTATGTAGGGGCCATCCGCCCTGCAATTGAAGCCAGTAAGCAAGACGATGTACAGTCTTACTACTTTTTGGCCGATTATCACGCTATTGTAAAAGCCCGTGATCCTGAAAGGATTCATCAGTCTACTAAAGAAATTGCAGCAACCTGGTTAGCATTTGGCTTAGATACCGATAAGGCTTGTTTTTATCGTCAGTCTGATATTCCAGAAATTATGGAGTTGAACTGGATCATTTCCTGCCTCACAGCTAAAGGCCTGATGAATCGGGCTCATGCATACAAAGCCGCGGTACAACTAAATGACGACGAAGGCTCAAGTGACCCTGATAAAGGCATCACTATGGGGCTGTTTGGTTATCCCGTATTAATGGCTGCAGACATTTTGGTGCTAAACGCACAAAAAGTACCTGTAGGCAAAGACCAAATTCAACACCTGGAAATGACTAGAGATATTGCAGGGCGAATGAACCATCACTACAAAGTTGGCTTCAACCTACCTGATGCAGTCGTTGATGTAGACTCAGCAGTACTGAGTGGGCTTGATGGACGGAAAATGAGTAAAAGCTATGACAATACTATTCCGTTATTTGTGCCAGAGAAAAAGCTGCGCAAGCTAATTATGAAAATTAAAACCAATTCTTTGGAACCAGGTGAGCCTAAAAACCCGCATAGCTGTACTTTGTTTGAGATCTACAGCGCCTTTGCCACGGAAGAGGAAATCCAAGCCAAACGCGCGCAATACGAAGCAGGTGCTGCTTGGGGTGAGCTAAAACAAGAGTTGTTTGAGTACTTAAACAATCACCTTAAAGAGCCAAGAGCCAAGTATGAAGAGCTGCTAAATAACCCTGATTATATTGAAGATATTTTAAATAAAGGTGCAGCCAAAGCTCGGGCCGAAACCACTCCTCTTTTAGAAAAGATCCGCCACTCAATTGGTATTAGACCAATTAATGTGTAA
- a CDS encoding GIY-YIG nuclease family protein — protein sequence MKISKKDWLVYIVECADNTLYTGITNNLERRISQHNAGTGAKYLKGRKPVKPIYIESGHDRSSATKRESSIKRLSRQQKIKLINYKGSSNKEF from the coding sequence ATGAAAATATCAAAAAAAGATTGGTTAGTTTATATAGTAGAATGTGCAGATAATACTTTATACACAGGTATTACCAATAATTTGGAGAGAAGAATAAGTCAGCATAATGCAGGAACAGGTGCTAAATACCTGAAGGGCCGCAAGCCTGTAAAACCTATTTATATTGAATCGGGCCATGACCGCTCAAGCGCAACCAAACGGGAAAGCAGTATTAAGCGGCTCTCTCGTCAGCAAAAAATTAAGCTGATTAATTATAAGGGCTCCTCTAATAAAGAATTTTAG
- a CDS encoding response regulator transcription factor — MLTLLLYSPSEHVCLHWQRALADANYKLIATSSLQDALSNLRTIHESIYLLHERDLADPLTMIPELITQQPQAKVVVLEDEYDTKRAYTYFQAGVVGVCNAFMAAKQIPLLIAVVSQGQVWCGKPFMEAMVKSLAQQPNKKANTELLHKLSPREQEVALQVVEGLNNKDISNKMGVSERTIKAHLSNIFKKLNVKDRLQLALCLRQ; from the coding sequence ATGCTGACTTTACTTTTATACAGTCCATCAGAGCATGTTTGTTTGCATTGGCAAAGAGCACTTGCTGACGCTAACTACAAGCTGATTGCGACTTCTTCACTGCAGGACGCTTTAAGTAATTTGCGCACCATCCATGAAAGTATTTACCTACTGCATGAGCGTGACCTTGCAGATCCACTGACAATGATTCCAGAGTTGATTACTCAGCAACCACAAGCAAAAGTTGTTGTATTGGAAGATGAGTATGATACCAAACGGGCGTATACCTATTTTCAAGCAGGTGTCGTAGGTGTATGTAATGCATTTATGGCAGCGAAACAAATCCCATTATTAATTGCTGTGGTGTCACAAGGACAGGTATGGTGTGGAAAACCTTTTATGGAAGCTATGGTAAAAAGTCTTGCCCAGCAACCGAATAAAAAAGCAAATACGGAACTATTACACAAACTGTCTCCCAGAGAACAGGAAGTTGCACTACAAGTGGTGGAAGGACTCAATAATAAAGATATCTCCAATAAAATGGGTGTATCAGAGCGTACAATTAAAGCCCACCTTTCGAATATTTTTAAAAAACTCAATGTAAAAGATCGACTGCAACTCGCTTTATGTTTACGGCAGTGA
- a CDS encoding retention module-containing protein, with translation MKDQQGLNNSQNNLNDSTVIIGEVKGVSGKAIATSENGTQRILHTDDNIFKNDKITVISGTVHIEFFESNGYVTLGPGDRVLLDESVYTAEPHYVPESVVDAKSIIAAIDLGADPTKLLPPTAAGPKNTAPPAIEENEGSPEFPVIDRDGGSTIATAGFDTAPFIGGPVAGFVDDDDDENNTGEEEAPDGPTDPVDPVDPVDPVDPVDPVDPVDPETPDITTNKFYLPENSQSSTEVGKVKATDPTGNGIKFSFENGSLISQDGYFEIDPDTGIIYLTLLGSETNQNGLLDFESDPNMATVWVQVTDSAGNSTSEAVNICITDVNEPPTIDLNSQLTVLDECIDTSNPIKIGTLKAVDPDDNFSHYIITGKDKDLVEISGDMLQLKPGVTLNVGTINISIVGIDEGGLTSNQVDFSVDVVAGNVPDIEDQQKFYLEENSAAGTAVGTVKANGSGNLTFKFENGTQTSKDGYFSIDAVTGVITLTALGAATNANGLLNFECAPNVDTLRVTVTNEAGKSVTEDVTVCITDVNEPPTIDLTSQLTVLDECIDTANPIKIGTLKAVDPDNNFDHYVITGKDKDLVEISGDMLQLKPGVTLNVGTINISIVGIDEGGLTSNQVDFSVDVVPGNVPDIKDQQKFYLKENSVAGKEVGKVEASGSGKLTFKFENGTQTSKDGYFSIDSVTGVITLTALGEATKANGLLNFECVPNTDTLRVTVTSETGKSVTEDVTVCITDEQPPTIDLDSSLTLLEAGSTSSKVFIGTLSETDPEGNFERYEISGKDKDLVVEENGELYIKDNATLNAGELSISIIGVDATGEKGNQVDFTVDVVNPSPITTSQKDEFYFGPSKATAANPVVDMIDQFDVTEGDSLNLKDLLVDEENNPLDEYLTLNFANGSTTIDVSPEANGDVTYKIILKDVDLSAQYGTMDSNVILTNLLDDNNLIIDK, from the coding sequence ATGAAGGATCAACAGGGGTTAAATAATTCACAAAATAATCTGAACGATTCGACAGTTATTATTGGTGAAGTAAAAGGAGTTTCAGGAAAAGCAATTGCAACATCTGAAAATGGCACGCAAAGAATTTTACACACTGATGATAATATTTTTAAAAATGATAAAATCACAGTAATTTCTGGCACGGTTCACATAGAGTTTTTTGAAAGCAATGGTTATGTTACTTTAGGTCCAGGGGATAGAGTTTTACTTGATGAGTCGGTTTATACTGCTGAACCCCATTATGTACCAGAGTCTGTTGTAGATGCTAAATCAATCATTGCAGCTATCGATTTAGGTGCTGACCCCACAAAATTATTACCTCCTACTGCTGCTGGCCCAAAAAATACTGCACCACCTGCAATTGAAGAAAATGAAGGATCTCCTGAATTTCCTGTTATTGATAGAGATGGAGGTTCAACAATTGCGACAGCAGGTTTTGATACTGCTCCTTTTATTGGTGGACCAGTTGCAGGTTTTGTTGATGACGATGATGATGAAAATAATACAGGTGAAGAGGAAGCACCAGATGGTCCAACAGATCCGGTAGATCCGGTAGATCCGGTAGATCCAGTAGATCCAGTAGATCCAGTAGATCCAGTAGATCCAGAAACGCCCGATATAACTACTAATAAGTTTTATTTACCTGAAAATAGTCAGTCAAGTACTGAGGTTGGCAAGGTAAAGGCTACTGATCCAACTGGAAATGGAATTAAATTCAGTTTTGAGAATGGTTCGTTAATTAGCCAGGATGGTTATTTTGAAATTGATCCAGATACCGGCATAATATATTTAACGTTACTTGGCTCGGAAACTAATCAAAATGGGCTGCTTGATTTTGAAAGCGATCCAAATATGGCGACTGTTTGGGTACAAGTAACAGACAGTGCAGGTAATTCAACCAGTGAAGCAGTTAATATTTGTATTACCGATGTTAATGAGCCGCCTACTATTGATTTAAATAGTCAACTAACGGTTTTAGATGAATGTATTGATACGTCTAACCCTATCAAGATTGGTACTTTAAAAGCCGTTGATCCTGATGATAATTTCAGTCACTACATCATTACGGGTAAAGATAAAGACCTGGTTGAAATTTCAGGCGACATGCTACAGCTTAAGCCTGGGGTTACTTTAAACGTAGGCACAATCAATATTTCGATTGTGGGTATAGATGAAGGTGGTTTAACCAGTAATCAAGTTGATTTTAGCGTTGATGTTGTGGCTGGTAACGTTCCAGATATTGAAGACCAACAGAAGTTTTATTTAGAAGAAAATAGTGCCGCAGGTACAGCAGTTGGTACTGTTAAAGCCAATGGATCAGGCAATCTAACTTTCAAGTTTGAAAATGGCACGCAAACCAGTAAAGATGGGTACTTTAGTATTGATGCTGTAACGGGTGTTATTACCTTAACAGCCCTTGGCGCTGCCACAAACGCTAATGGGCTACTGAACTTTGAATGTGCTCCTAATGTGGACACGTTGCGGGTGACAGTTACGAATGAGGCAGGGAAGTCCGTAACCGAAGATGTCACTGTTTGTATTACAGATGTTAATGAGCCGCCCACAATTGACCTCACTAGCCAACTAACGGTTTTAGATGAATGTATTGATACCGCTAATCCCATCAAGATTGGTACTTTAAAAGCCGTTGACCCTGATAATAATTTCGACCACTACGTTATTACAGGCAAGGATAAAGACCTGGTTGAAATTTCAGGCGACATGCTACAGCTAAAGCCTGGGGTTACTTTAAACGTAGGGACAATCAATATTTCGATTGTGGGTATAGATGAAGGCGGCTTAACCAGTAATCAAGTTGATTTTAGCGTTGACGTTGTTCCTGGTAACGTTCCAGATATCAAAGATCAACAGAAGTTTTATTTAAAAGAAAATAGTGTTGCCGGTAAAGAAGTTGGTAAAGTTGAAGCAAGCGGTTCAGGCAAGCTGACCTTCAAGTTTGAAAATGGTACGCAAACCAGTAAAGACGGCTATTTTAGTATTGACTCCGTTACAGGTGTCATTACCTTAACGGCCCTTGGAGAAGCAACAAAGGCTAATGGGTTATTGAACTTTGAGTGTGTCCCTAATACAGATACGCTTCGGGTGACCGTCACGAGTGAGACAGGAAAGTCGGTAACCGAAGATGTCACTGTTTGCATTACAGATGAACAACCGCCTACTATCGATTTAGATAGCAGCCTAACATTATTGGAGGCTGGAAGTACTTCTTCTAAAGTGTTTATTGGTACTTTATCTGAAACTGATCCAGAAGGTAATTTTGAAAGATATGAAATTTCTGGTAAAGATAAAGACCTGGTAGTAGAGGAAAACGGCGAGTTATATATTAAAGATAATGCCACTTTGAATGCCGGTGAACTTAGCATTTCAATCATTGGTGTTGATGCTACAGGAGAAAAGGGTAACCAGGTTGATTTTACGGTTGATGTTGTTAACCCTAGCCCTATTACCACTTCTCAAAAGGATGAGTTTTACTTTGGTCCTAGTAAAGCAACAGCTGCTAATCCTGTTGTGGATATGATTGATCAATTTGATGTGACTGAAGGGGACTCATTAAACCTAAAAGACTTGTTAGTTGATGAGGAAAATAACCCACTGGACGAGTATTTGACTCTTAACTTTGCAAATGGCTCAACAACAATTGATGTCAGTCCAGAAGCCAACGGAGATGTGACTTATAAAATTATCTTAAAAGATGTTGACCTGTCTGCTCAATATGGAACTATGGACTCAAATGTCATTCTTACTAATCTATTGGATGATAATAACTTGATTATTGACAAATAG
- a CDS encoding YeaH/YhbH family protein, whose translation MSHIIDRRLNGKNKSTVNRQRFLHRYKKHIKRAVADAVNKRSITDVESGSQITIPDKDLSEPIFHHGRGGQNTIVHPGNKEFIKGDKIRRPEAGGGSGSGSGRASNQGEGMDEFTFQINHDEFLEYMFEDLELPHLVKKQLKESTAYKFRLAGFTSKGTPEKLNIIRSLRSAHARRIALSGSSRKEIRELKRELREMEVNPGAYDEIRAKEIKDRIRELNIKLRRLPFIDEFDLKYNNYIKTPVPSTKAVMFCVMDVSGSMTQEIKDIAKRFFILLYLFLKRTYKEIDVVFIRHHTSAKEVDENDFFYSRETGGTIVSSALELSRDVIKERYPVQDWNIYVAQASDGDNWEGDSTICSDILVNHIMPLVQYFAYVEITDRHHQNLWREYEKIVEDFPETFAMQQIKSVNDIYPVFRQLFERKEA comes from the coding sequence ATGAGTCATATTATAGATAGACGCCTCAACGGTAAAAATAAAAGCACGGTTAACCGCCAGCGTTTTCTGCACCGTTATAAAAAACATATTAAACGGGCAGTGGCCGACGCAGTTAACAAGCGAAGTATTACCGATGTAGAAAGCGGAAGCCAAATTACCATACCTGATAAGGATCTATCTGAGCCTATCTTTCACCATGGTAGGGGTGGGCAAAATACCATTGTTCACCCAGGTAATAAAGAATTTATCAAAGGCGATAAAATTCGTCGCCCAGAAGCAGGTGGCGGTTCTGGGAGCGGTTCTGGACGCGCAAGCAATCAAGGTGAAGGCATGGATGAGTTTACCTTCCAGATTAACCACGATGAATTTCTTGAATACATGTTTGAGGATTTAGAATTACCTCACCTAGTAAAAAAACAGTTGAAAGAGTCCACAGCCTACAAGTTTAGGCTGGCAGGTTTCACCAGCAAGGGAACACCAGAAAAACTTAATATCATTCGTTCATTGCGAAGCGCTCATGCCCGACGAATTGCTTTGTCTGGTTCTAGTCGTAAAGAAATTCGCGAACTTAAGCGTGAACTACGGGAAATGGAAGTCAACCCTGGTGCTTATGATGAAATTCGTGCCAAAGAGATCAAAGACCGCATTCGTGAATTAAACATAAAGCTCAGGCGCTTGCCCTTTATTGATGAGTTTGACTTAAAATATAATAACTATATAAAAACCCCCGTACCAAGCACCAAAGCCGTGATGTTCTGTGTAATGGATGTTTCTGGCTCCATGACCCAGGAAATAAAAGACATTGCCAAGCGGTTTTTTATTTTGCTCTACCTGTTTTTAAAACGAACCTATAAAGAAATAGACGTTGTTTTTATTCGCCATCACACCTCAGCCAAAGAAGTGGATGAAAATGATTTTTTCTATTCCCGAGAAACAGGCGGAACCATTGTTTCCAGCGCTTTAGAGTTAAGCCGAGATGTGATTAAAGAGCGCTACCCTGTCCAAGACTGGAATATCTACGTTGCCCAAGCATCCGATGGTGATAACTGGGAAGGTGATTCTACTATTTGTAGTGACATTCTGGTGAATCACATTATGCCTCTGGTTCAATATTTTGCTTATGTCGAAATTACCGACCGGCACCACCAGAACTTGTGGCGAGAATACGAAAAAATTGTAGAAGACTTTCCAGAAACCTTTGCCATGCAACAAATCAAGTCGGTTAATGATATATACCCAGTCTTCCGGCAATTATTCGAAAGGAAGGAAGCATGA
- a CDS encoding YbaY family lipoprotein — MRRHLVYLFAAILPFVSNLSAAAELTAEKASSVVTGSVSYLQRIALPKEAVVEVQLVDVSLQDAPAIVISEQTYTGKQVPIHYSLSYEPKEIKPTHDYAVQANITVNGKLLFINTQRYSVLTKGSENKADLVLEMVK, encoded by the coding sequence ATGAGGCGACATTTAGTGTATTTGTTTGCTGCTATATTACCCTTTGTAAGTAATTTATCTGCTGCTGCAGAGCTGACAGCTGAAAAGGCCTCTAGCGTTGTTACTGGCTCTGTCTCCTATTTACAGCGAATTGCCTTACCTAAAGAAGCTGTTGTAGAGGTGCAGCTGGTTGATGTCTCTTTGCAAGATGCACCTGCAATAGTGATTAGCGAGCAAACCTACACAGGTAAGCAGGTACCTATTCACTACAGTTTGTCTTATGAACCGAAAGAGATTAAGCCAACCCATGATTATGCAGTGCAAGCGAATATAACGGTTAATGGTAAGCTTTTGTTTATTAATACACAGCGATACAGTGTCTTAACTAAAGGCAGCGAAAATAAAGCAGATTTAGTATTGGAAATGGTGAAGTAA
- a CDS encoding cupin domain-containing protein, with translation MSNESTFAQCSKVNADFSKRIVISTDSYQWVESPVKGVTRMMLDRVGMEAGRATSLVRYEPNSSFTDHIHTGGEEIFVIEGIFVDEHGQYPAGSYIRNPIGTSHSPQVGEDGALIFVKLHQFDPADTSLVRINTQTQSWHPGLVVGLTVMPLHEFQGEKTALVKWAPNTQFKQHIHPGGEEILVLEGTFYDEEGVYPAGTWLRNPPYSRHTPCTKKEGALIYVKVGHLPLKS, from the coding sequence ATGAGTAATGAATCAACTTTTGCACAATGCTCAAAAGTAAATGCAGATTTCAGTAAGCGAATAGTGATTAGTACCGATAGCTATCAATGGGTTGAGTCGCCAGTAAAAGGTGTTACTAGGATGATGCTTGATCGAGTTGGTATGGAAGCTGGTAGGGCAACCTCATTAGTTCGCTATGAGCCTAATAGCTCTTTTACGGATCATATACATACAGGAGGGGAGGAGATATTTGTTATTGAGGGGATATTTGTTGATGAGCATGGACAGTATCCTGCGGGAAGTTATATACGTAACCCAATTGGTACCTCTCATTCACCACAGGTAGGTGAGGATGGAGCATTAATTTTTGTTAAGTTACATCAGTTTGATCCGGCTGATACAAGCCTAGTCAGAATTAATACTCAAACTCAAAGCTGGCATCCTGGATTGGTAGTAGGCTTAACTGTAATGCCTCTGCATGAGTTTCAAGGAGAAAAGACAGCTCTGGTCAAGTGGGCTCCAAATACTCAGTTTAAGCAGCATATCCATCCAGGGGGAGAGGAAATTTTGGTGTTAGAAGGGACTTTCTATGATGAAGAGGGAGTTTACCCAGCTGGTACTTGGCTGCGTAACCCACCTTATAGTCGGCATACACCGTGTACTAAAAAAGAGGGTGCGCTGATCTATGTAAAAGTAGGGCATTTGCCTCTAAAAAGCTAA
- a CDS encoding HlyD family type I secretion periplasmic adaptor subunit, whose protein sequence is MNKPAPKMQGQQAQKGRLKATKARLGERRAFKAKLADNMPSYDLDYMSDTSAAMMLKTPKGSRILLFTVFVVVIVLLIWSAWAEIDEVTRGSGKVIPSTHLQVVQNLEGGILKELYVAEGDMVKKGQSLMQLDDTRFASSFRESEVEYFSLLASIARLQSEINETQLAFPKELDNFPEYKRREREIYRSRKQSMESELSIVKEQAEQVQQDLKSTQAQKKRLERSRSLLKREYEMTKPLARQGVVSEVEMIQLEQRLNDLDGELETASLAIPKLESSFKEAKQQEQEVRLEFKEKAVAELKETEVKLAQLKESRSSIEDQVQRTSVRSPVAGIVKKIDITTIGGVVQPGMNLVEIVPLEDTLLIEAKIRPKDIAFIRLGFKAVVKFTAYDFAIYGGLDGVVEHISADTIQDEEDESYYLVRIRTDESNLGSKDKPLPIIPGMLTDVDIITGKKTVLDYLLKPILRAKQNALTER, encoded by the coding sequence ATGAATAAACCAGCCCCAAAAATGCAAGGCCAACAGGCTCAGAAAGGACGCTTAAAAGCGACTAAAGCAAGACTAGGAGAGCGGCGGGCTTTTAAAGCAAAACTTGCTGATAATATGCCTTCCTATGATCTTGACTATATGTCTGATACCAGTGCAGCAATGATGCTGAAAACGCCAAAAGGTAGCCGGATATTACTCTTTACTGTTTTTGTCGTTGTCATTGTTTTATTAATTTGGTCAGCCTGGGCAGAGATTGACGAGGTTACCCGTGGCTCAGGCAAAGTTATTCCCTCTACTCACTTACAAGTAGTGCAAAATCTGGAAGGGGGGATATTAAAAGAATTGTATGTTGCAGAAGGTGATATGGTGAAAAAAGGTCAGTCACTCATGCAACTGGATGATACCCGTTTTGCATCGAGTTTTAGAGAAAGTGAGGTGGAATACTTTAGCCTGCTGGCATCCATTGCTCGATTACAGTCTGAAATAAATGAAACGCAGTTGGCTTTCCCCAAGGAGCTAGACAACTTTCCCGAGTATAAAAGACGTGAAAGAGAGATCTACAGAAGTCGCAAACAATCAATGGAGTCTGAGTTATCCATCGTAAAAGAGCAAGCAGAGCAAGTGCAGCAGGACTTAAAAAGTACTCAAGCACAGAAGAAACGTTTGGAAAGAAGTAGGAGTTTATTGAAGCGTGAGTACGAAATGACCAAGCCTTTAGCTAGGCAGGGGGTTGTATCTGAAGTAGAAATGATTCAGCTGGAGCAGCGGTTGAATGATTTAGATGGTGAACTGGAAACCGCTAGCTTGGCAATACCAAAGTTGGAGTCTTCTTTCAAAGAAGCTAAACAGCAAGAACAGGAAGTTCGTTTAGAGTTTAAAGAAAAAGCGGTAGCAGAACTGAAAGAAACTGAAGTGAAATTAGCCCAGCTGAAAGAGTCTCGTTCATCAATAGAAGATCAAGTACAGAGGACCTCTGTTCGTTCACCAGTGGCGGGGATTGTTAAGAAAATTGATATTACAACCATTGGTGGAGTAGTACAGCCAGGCATGAACTTAGTAGAAATTGTACCTTTGGAAGATACGCTGTTAATCGAAGCTAAAATAAGACCAAAAGACATCGCTTTTATTCGTCTTGGTTTCAAAGCTGTGGTTAAGTTCACTGCCTATGATTTTGCTATTTATGGTGGGTTGGATGGTGTTGTGGAGCATATTAGTGCCGATACCATTCAAGATGAAGAAGATGAAAGCTACTACTTAGTGAGAATAAGAACTGATGAGAGCAATCTTGGTAGTAAAGACAAACCTTTACCGATTATTCCAGGCATGCTTACAGATGTGGATATCATAACTGGTAAGAAAACAGTGCTGGATTATTTGCTAAAACCAATTTTAAGAGCAAAACAGAATGCTTTGACTGAGCGCTGA